The following proteins are co-located in the Pseudomonas sp. DY-1 genome:
- a CDS encoding PilZ domain-containing protein: MTLDALRLEVPDILEENSTSLASVPTLLAKARQLPQDSALQQLLGHLFRLNRSAMTLLERQRVLQSFSEEFRHYAQANHDRKVPPTLFVKLCNELACGFKRLLLQILQGHQPSRPHLAWCLYMAQHFLAQTQLRHYQLYQEPNPRLWRDSHLLYWIGEHQNCLDEPVAAAFRPTPANTLRGLYQQMLLLALSNPFHLSEGECPLLFGALAPLANLARLLPWDEEDNNGGPTVDLTESQPCLPLDQRPDGANGYLRRFELGALLIAVHEPAPLRSETEHQLLERVRQHWLGRQQRRHPRTEQSGSCQLVVSLAAIHADLLAQHPGRCDAQLLDASPGGTRLLCHGDLGSQLPVGQLVLVRNQSTPVLALVRWRYQNSEGLHLGLRYLKGLPRPVWLRRAPSAQTHPGVLQSTPEPGNGWHHGLWLPCKQFVEGENLWLQLASVNNQAIVTLPEPNLASSMVARYPLQLA; this comes from the coding sequence ATGACGCTGGATGCCCTGCGCTTGGAAGTGCCAGACATCCTTGAGGAAAACAGCACTTCTTTGGCAAGTGTGCCGACCCTCCTCGCGAAAGCGCGCCAGCTTCCTCAGGATAGTGCCCTGCAGCAGCTCCTGGGGCATTTGTTCAGGCTCAACCGCAGCGCAATGACCTTACTCGAAAGGCAACGCGTGCTGCAAAGCTTCAGCGAGGAGTTTCGCCACTACGCTCAGGCCAATCACGACCGCAAGGTGCCCCCCACGCTATTCGTCAAGCTCTGCAACGAGCTGGCCTGCGGATTCAAACGCCTGCTGCTACAGATCCTCCAGGGCCATCAGCCATCGCGCCCACATCTGGCCTGGTGCCTGTACATGGCCCAGCACTTCCTCGCCCAGACCCAACTGCGTCACTACCAGCTCTATCAGGAACCCAACCCACGACTGTGGCGTGACAGCCATCTGCTCTATTGGATAGGTGAGCACCAGAACTGCCTGGATGAGCCAGTCGCAGCCGCTTTCCGCCCCACGCCTGCCAATACCTTGCGCGGGCTCTACCAGCAGATGCTGCTGTTGGCGCTCAGCAACCCATTCCATTTGAGTGAAGGCGAATGCCCTTTGTTGTTCGGCGCCCTGGCGCCGCTTGCCAACCTGGCGCGACTCCTGCCCTGGGATGAAGAAGACAACAACGGCGGTCCGACAGTAGACCTGACCGAGTCCCAACCCTGCCTGCCACTGGACCAGCGCCCGGATGGCGCCAACGGCTATCTGCGCCGCTTCGAGCTGGGCGCCTTGTTGATCGCCGTGCACGAACCCGCCCCCCTGCGCAGTGAAACCGAACACCAGCTTCTGGAGAGGGTTCGCCAGCACTGGCTGGGGCGCCAGCAGCGCCGTCACCCACGCACGGAGCAATCAGGAAGTTGCCAGTTGGTCGTGAGCCTGGCTGCCATTCATGCCGATTTGCTGGCACAGCATCCTGGTCGTTGCGATGCACAACTATTGGACGCCAGCCCTGGCGGCACCCGCCTGCTCTGTCACGGTGACCTGGGCAGCCAACTTCCGGTGGGGCAACTGGTCCTGGTGCGGAACCAAAGCACGCCGGTTCTCGCATTGGTACGTTGGCGCTACCAGAACAGCGAAGGCCTGCACCTCGGCCTGCGCTACCTCAAAGGCTTGCCACGTCCTGTCTGGCTGCGCCGCGCGCCCAGCGCCCAGACCCACCCAGGCGTCCTGCAAAGCACGCCGGAGCCCGGTAACGGCTGGCACCACGGCCTGTGGCTGCCTTGCAAACAATTCGTCGAAGGGGAGAATCTCTGGCTTCAACTGGCCAGCGTGAACAACCAGGCCATCGTGACGCTACCGGAGCCCAATCTCGCCTCGTCGATGGTGGCGCGCTATCCCCTGCAACTTGCCTGA
- a CDS encoding TlpA disulfide reductase family protein gives MGSRLQAVLGVFALMGAGLLLASCSDDVGVDQHGQKVAVERLEGQWLVINYWAEWCAPCRTEIPELNAFAEQQRDKGVKVLGVNFDGLQGDELGQAAQKMGIQFTVLSEDPAKRYDLPRSEALPVTYIIDAQGKMRERLLGEQSAAGLTARLDELRKGG, from the coding sequence ATGGGATCGCGACTCCAGGCTGTTTTGGGGGTATTCGCACTGATGGGCGCCGGCCTGCTCCTGGCCAGCTGCTCGGACGACGTAGGTGTCGATCAGCATGGGCAGAAGGTAGCGGTTGAGCGCCTCGAAGGCCAGTGGCTGGTTATCAATTACTGGGCGGAATGGTGTGCGCCGTGCCGCACGGAGATTCCCGAGCTGAACGCATTCGCTGAACAACAGCGGGACAAGGGCGTGAAGGTGTTGGGCGTCAACTTCGATGGGCTTCAGGGCGACGAACTCGGCCAGGCCGCGCAGAAAATGGGCATCCAGTTCACTGTGCTTTCGGAGGACCCCGCCAAGCGATACGACCTGCCGCGCAGTGAAGCATTGCCTGTCACCTACATCATCGATGCTCAGGGCAAGATGCGGGAGCGTTTGCTGGGTGAGCAGAGCGCTGCAGGCCTGACTGCACGCTTGGACGAGCTGCGCAAGGGAGGCTAG
- a CDS encoding acylphosphatase translates to MARICLHGYVSGTVQGVYYRQSTQEQADQLELDGWVRNLADGRVEVLLEGEEDAVRALAAWLEQGPAEARVTGVELQEQPVQGVTGFIVRR, encoded by the coding sequence ATGGCTCGAATCTGTTTGCACGGCTACGTGAGCGGCACGGTGCAAGGCGTCTATTACCGTCAGTCTACCCAGGAGCAGGCTGACCAGCTGGAGCTGGATGGCTGGGTGCGAAACCTGGCGGATGGCCGGGTCGAGGTGTTGCTGGAGGGAGAGGAGGACGCCGTGCGTGCGTTGGCTGCCTGGTTGGAGCAAGGGCCTGCAGAAGCAAGGGTGACGGGCGTCGAGCTTCAGGAACAGCCGGTACAGGGCGTTACCGGCTTCATCGTGAGACGCTGA
- a CDS encoding proline--tRNA ligase, with protein MRTSQYLLSTLKETPTDAVVISHQLLLRAGMIRKLASGLYTWLPMGLRVLRKVETVVREEMNAAGALEVLMPAVQPAELWQESGRWQQYGPELLRLKDRHERDFCVGPTHEEVITDLARNELNSYKQLPLNFYQIQTKFRDEIRPRFGLMRGREFIMKDAYSFHMNQESLQETYDRMHQAYCNVFSRLGLDFRPVLADTGSIGGTGSHEFHVLAESGEDDIAFSDSSDYAANVEKAEALPRETERPAPSQELKLVDTPNTKTIADLVENFGLPIEKTIKTLVVHGAEEGKLVALIVRGDHELNEIKAANLAQVASPLVFASEAELRQAIGAGAGSLGPMNLPLPCIVDRSVALMSDFSIGANIDDKHYFGVNWERDLPLPEVADLRNVIPGDPSPDGKGTLVIKRGIEVGHIFQLGTKYSEAMKLNVLSEQGKPVTLIMGCYGIGVSRVVAAAIEQNYDERGILWPEALAPFQVALVPLKYETPAVKEATDKLYAELRAAGVDVLLDDRDKKTSPGVKFADMELIGIPHRIVVSERGLAEGNLEYKNRRETDNHNVPVAEVLSFITARVNR; from the coding sequence ATGCGTACCAGTCAGTACCTGCTGTCTACCCTCAAGGAAACCCCCACCGATGCCGTGGTGATCAGCCATCAGCTGCTGCTGCGCGCTGGCATGATCCGCAAGCTTGCCTCCGGCCTCTACACCTGGCTGCCAATGGGCCTGCGAGTGCTGCGCAAGGTCGAGACGGTGGTCCGCGAAGAGATGAACGCCGCTGGTGCGCTGGAAGTATTGATGCCTGCCGTGCAGCCTGCAGAGCTGTGGCAGGAGTCCGGCCGTTGGCAGCAATACGGGCCTGAACTCCTGCGCCTGAAGGACCGCCATGAGCGCGACTTCTGCGTTGGCCCGACCCACGAAGAAGTCATCACCGACCTGGCACGCAACGAGCTGAACAGCTACAAGCAGCTGCCGCTCAACTTCTACCAGATCCAGACCAAGTTCCGTGACGAGATCCGTCCGCGCTTCGGCCTGATGCGCGGCCGCGAATTCATCATGAAGGATGCCTACTCCTTCCACATGAACCAGGAGTCGCTGCAGGAAACCTACGACCGCATGCACCAGGCGTACTGCAACGTGTTCAGCCGCCTGGGCCTGGATTTCCGCCCCGTACTGGCCGACACCGGCTCCATCGGCGGCACCGGTTCCCACGAATTCCATGTACTGGCCGAGTCCGGTGAAGACGATATCGCCTTCAGCGACAGCTCCGACTACGCGGCCAACGTCGAGAAAGCCGAAGCCCTGCCGCGTGAGACCGAACGTCCTGCGCCCAGCCAGGAACTTAAGCTGGTCGATACGCCGAATACCAAGACCATTGCCGATCTGGTGGAAAACTTCGGCCTGCCGATCGAAAAAACCATCAAGACGCTGGTCGTCCACGGTGCCGAAGAAGGCAAGCTGGTCGCCCTGATCGTCCGTGGTGACCACGAACTGAACGAAATCAAGGCAGCCAACCTGGCACAGGTTGCCAGCCCGCTGGTGTTCGCCAGCGAAGCCGAACTGCGCCAGGCCATCGGCGCCGGCGCAGGCTCGCTTGGCCCGATGAATCTGCCGCTGCCCTGCATCGTGGACCGTTCCGTGGCCCTGATGAGTGACTTCAGCATCGGTGCCAACATCGACGACAAGCATTACTTCGGCGTGAACTGGGAGCGCGATCTGCCGCTGCCGGAAGTCGCTGACCTGCGTAACGTGATTCCTGGCGACCCGAGTCCGGACGGCAAGGGAACCCTGGTAATCAAGCGCGGCATCGAAGTCGGCCATATCTTCCAGCTGGGCACCAAGTACAGCGAAGCCATGAAGCTGAACGTACTGAGCGAGCAAGGCAAGCCGGTGACCCTGATCATGGGCTGCTACGGCATTGGCGTATCTCGCGTTGTGGCCGCAGCCATCGAGCAGAACTACGACGAGCGCGGCATCCTCTGGCCCGAGGCTCTGGCGCCGTTCCAAGTCGCACTGGTTCCGCTCAAGTACGAGACTCCGGCCGTCAAGGAAGCCACCGACAAGCTCTACGCCGAGCTGCGCGCAGCGGGCGTCGACGTACTGCTGGATGACCGTGACAAGAAGACCAGCCCCGGCGTCAAATTCGCCGACATGGAGCTGATCGGCATTCCGCACCGCATCGTCGTGAGCGAGCGTGGCCTGGCCGAAGGCAACCTGGAATACAAGAACCGCCGCGAGACCGACAATCATAATGTGCCGGTTGCTGAGGTTCTGTCCTTCATCACCGCCCGCGTGAATCGCTGA
- a CDS encoding PaaI family thioesterase, producing the protein MAEEIDLRIERMDDRGTLARVPFQSRLVRPGGTLSGPTIMALADAAMYAVVLGRLGEVEMAVTSNLNINFLARPKPVDLFAEARILKLGRRQAVCEVSLYSLGAEDDLVAHVTGTYALPFLVKV; encoded by the coding sequence ATGGCGGAGGAAATCGATCTGCGGATCGAGCGGATGGACGATCGGGGTACGTTGGCCAGGGTGCCGTTCCAGTCCAGATTGGTGCGTCCGGGTGGAACTCTGTCCGGTCCCACGATCATGGCGCTGGCTGATGCCGCCATGTATGCAGTAGTGCTGGGCAGGTTGGGGGAAGTTGAAATGGCGGTGACGTCTAACTTAAACATCAACTTCCTGGCCAGGCCCAAGCCGGTGGATCTATTTGCAGAGGCGCGGATACTTAAACTTGGTCGGCGTCAAGCGGTATGCGAAGTATCACTTTATTCATTGGGCGCGGAAGATGACCTTGTGGCGCATGTAACAGGCACTTATGCCTTGCCGTTCCTGGTTAAAGTTTGA
- a CDS encoding OprD family porin translates to MQVMKWSALALAVTAGSMQLAFASAQEESKGFVEDSNLTLLNKNFFFYRDFRNNPNTSQNYRKEWAHGISAMYESGFTQGTVGFGVDAHGMLGLKLDSGNGTNGTGLLPTGSDGRSQDDYSYAGGSVKMQVSNTQLKYGNLFPTAPVFATGTARLFPGSAEGFQLTSSELEGLNIDAGHFTSIRDGSASTNRHGEITTTYTGLASNSADYVGGSYSFNDNVSASLYGAELEDIWRQYYGNLNWNIPFSDSQALNLDFNVYRTTDKGDAIAGDLDTTAWSAAAAYSLGAHKFTLAYQKVNGDEPFDYISMDGQNSGDSIFLANSVQYSDFNGPNEKSIQVRYDLNMAEFGIPGLSFMARYITGEDVDGTKADPNGAFAGAIGDDGKEWERDIEAKYVVQEGAAKDLSIRIRHASWRANSDMAFFGSAGGTANDEIRVITEYPLDIL, encoded by the coding sequence ATGCAAGTGATGAAGTGGAGCGCACTGGCTCTGGCCGTGACCGCCGGTAGCATGCAGTTGGCTTTTGCCAGCGCCCAGGAAGAGTCCAAGGGCTTCGTAGAAGACAGCAACCTGACTCTTCTGAACAAGAACTTCTTCTTCTACCGCGACTTCCGTAACAACCCGAACACCAGCCAGAACTACCGTAAAGAATGGGCCCATGGCATCAGCGCCATGTACGAGTCCGGCTTTACCCAAGGCACTGTTGGTTTCGGCGTTGACGCCCACGGCATGCTGGGTCTGAAACTGGACAGCGGCAACGGCACCAACGGTACCGGCCTGCTCCCCACCGGTTCCGACGGCCGTTCCCAGGACGATTACTCCTACGCCGGCGGCTCCGTTAAGATGCAGGTGTCCAACACCCAGCTGAAGTACGGCAACCTGTTCCCGACCGCTCCGGTATTCGCAACCGGTACCGCGCGCCTGTTCCCGGGCTCCGCTGAAGGCTTCCAGCTGACCAGCAGCGAACTCGAAGGCCTGAACATCGACGCAGGTCACTTCACTTCCATTCGCGACGGCAGCGCCTCCACCAACCGTCACGGCGAAATCACCACCACCTACACCGGTCTCGCCAGCAACAGCGCTGACTACGTAGGCGGCTCCTACTCCTTCAACGACAACGTCAGCGCCAGCCTGTACGGTGCCGAGCTGGAAGACATCTGGCGCCAGTACTACGGCAACCTGAACTGGAACATTCCGTTCTCTGACTCTCAGGCCCTGAACCTGGACTTCAACGTCTACCGCACCACCGACAAGGGCGACGCCATCGCCGGCGACCTGGATACCACCGCCTGGTCCGCTGCTGCCGCCTACTCCCTCGGCGCTCACAAGTTCACCCTGGCCTACCAGAAAGTGAACGGCGACGAGCCCTTCGACTACATCTCGATGGACGGCCAGAACTCCGGCGACTCCATCTTCCTGGCCAACTCGGTTCAGTACTCCGACTTCAACGGCCCGAACGAGAAGTCCATCCAGGTTCGCTACGACCTGAACATGGCTGAATTCGGCATCCCCGGCCTGAGCTTCATGGCTCGCTACATCACCGGTGAAGACGTTGACGGCACCAAGGCCGACCCGAATGGCGCCTTCGCGGGTGCGATCGGCGACGATGGCAAGGAATGGGAACGCGATATCGAAGCCAAGTACGTGGTTCAGGAAGGCGCAGCTAAAGACCTGTCCATCCGCATTCGTCACGCCAGCTGGCGCGCCAACAGCGACATGGCCTTCTTCGGCTCCGCTGGCGGCACTGCCAACGACGAAATCCGCGTAATCACCGAGTACCCGCTGGATATCCTGTAA
- a CDS encoding HIT domain-containing protein: MFALDPRLQQDTLPIGDFPLCRLLLMNDAQYPWFILVPRREEISELFQLGVDEQRQLWQETTFLAETLKDTFGADKMNVATLGNVVSQLHMHVIVRRREDAAWPAPVWGRHPAVAYSSEQVAAIRSKLRLVLADDFHFVGE, from the coding sequence ATGTTCGCCCTGGACCCAAGACTTCAGCAGGATACCCTGCCCATCGGTGATTTTCCCCTGTGCCGGCTGCTGTTGATGAACGATGCTCAATACCCCTGGTTCATCCTAGTGCCGCGTCGTGAGGAAATCAGTGAGCTGTTCCAGCTCGGCGTCGATGAGCAGCGCCAGCTTTGGCAGGAAACGACATTCCTGGCGGAGACCCTCAAGGACACCTTCGGCGCTGACAAGATGAACGTTGCTACGTTGGGCAATGTAGTTAGCCAATTGCACATGCATGTGATCGTGCGTCGTCGTGAGGATGCTGCCTGGCCGGCGCCTGTCTGGGGGCGTCATCCAGCTGTGGCTTATTCGTCCGAACAGGTGGCTGCCATTCGCTCAAAGCTTCGCTTGGTGCTGGCGGATGATTTCCATTTCGTGGGGGAGTGA
- a CDS encoding SlyX family protein has protein sequence MSLEMRIADLESRLAFQDDTIQTLNDVLVEQQRLVDRLQLQVAVLAKRQEELLSQFGPSEDEAPPPHY, from the coding sequence ATGAGCCTTGAAATGCGGATTGCCGACCTGGAGAGCCGACTCGCTTTCCAGGACGACACCATTCAGACCCTCAACGACGTTCTGGTTGAGCAACAGCGGCTGGTGGATCGCCTGCAGCTACAGGTGGCGGTACTGGCCAAGCGCCAGGAGGAGCTGCTCAGCCAGTTCGGGCCGAGTGAGGATGAGGCACCGCCACCGCACTATTGA
- a CDS encoding cold shock domain-containing protein, with protein MSNRETGTVKWFNTSKGFGFISRDSGDDIFVHFRAIRGEGHRVLIEGQRVEFSVIQRDKGLQAEDVIAALPSRR; from the coding sequence ATGTCCAACCGTGAAACCGGTACGGTGAAGTGGTTCAACACCTCCAAGGGTTTCGGTTTCATCTCCCGGGACTCCGGCGATGACATCTTTGTCCACTTCCGTGCCATTCGCGGCGAAGGTCACCGTGTACTGATCGAGGGCCAGCGCGTGGAGTTCTCGGTCATCCAGCGCGACAAAGGTCTGCAGGCCGAAGACGTAATCGCTGCATTACCCAGCCGACGCTAA
- a CDS encoding GGDEF domain-containing protein, with amino-acid sequence MSQPPKHPSLLELFPEETREAADLLKQAVPHMVRHAIPPNPVHYALWYSYSQGAQPDLNRRLDKITNDFDAFPPESALKLFREYIIRGELEEARHGQQQVIDLVDDIEGDVSRSVNGSHAYQSSLTAGLAALHEPIIDDLPSVLNHLQESTQLMQEQQEQFLYRLRAAQAEIQHLRNQLERAQLAATLDGLTQVFNRQAFTRLLEQSLKSDQEGLALVMLDIDHFKQFNDQFGHPLGDRVLQHVGQLLRELLPPRAMAGRYGGEEFCVVLRDCQGLEAARVFAEQLRSKMQALRVKVRRTDQVLDTITASFGLALAEPGDTLESFITRADDALYQAKRNGRNQVHPPAPEAALTA; translated from the coding sequence ATGAGCCAGCCTCCGAAACATCCGTCGCTGCTTGAGCTTTTCCCCGAAGAAACGCGTGAGGCGGCCGATCTGCTGAAGCAGGCGGTCCCCCACATGGTGCGCCATGCGATTCCGCCGAACCCAGTGCATTACGCGCTCTGGTACAGCTACAGCCAGGGTGCGCAGCCGGACCTCAATCGCCGCCTGGACAAGATTACCAACGACTTCGACGCCTTCCCGCCGGAATCAGCCCTCAAGCTGTTCCGCGAGTACATCATTCGTGGCGAACTCGAAGAAGCACGCCATGGCCAGCAACAAGTCATCGACCTTGTCGACGATATCGAGGGTGATGTCAGCCGCAGCGTCAACGGCAGCCACGCTTACCAGAGCAGCCTGACAGCGGGCCTGGCAGCCCTGCACGAACCCATAATCGACGACCTCCCCAGCGTCCTGAACCACCTTCAGGAGAGCACCCAACTGATGCAGGAGCAGCAGGAACAGTTCCTCTATCGCCTGCGTGCCGCCCAGGCGGAAATTCAGCATCTGCGCAATCAGCTGGAGCGCGCGCAACTGGCCGCCACTCTGGATGGCCTGACCCAGGTATTCAACCGCCAGGCGTTCACTCGCCTGCTGGAACAATCACTGAAAAGCGACCAGGAAGGACTGGCGCTGGTGATGCTGGATATCGACCACTTCAAGCAATTCAACGACCAGTTCGGCCACCCGCTGGGAGATCGCGTGCTCCAGCATGTGGGCCAGCTGTTGCGTGAACTGCTGCCTCCGCGCGCCATGGCCGGTCGTTACGGCGGCGAGGAGTTCTGCGTTGTGCTGCGCGACTGCCAGGGGCTGGAGGCAGCACGCGTCTTCGCAGAGCAACTACGCAGCAAGATGCAGGCGCTACGTGTAAAGGTCCGCCGCACCGACCAGGTGCTCGACACCATCACCGCCAGCTTCGGCCTGGCACTGGCGGAACCGGGCGATACCCTGGAAAGTTTCATCACACGAGCTGACGATGCGCTCTACCAAGCCAAGCGCAATGGCCGTAATCAAGTGCATCCACCAGCACCTGAAGCAGCGCTAACCGCTTGA
- a CDS encoding Dps family protein — translation MEINIGIAEQDRAAIAEGLSRLLADTYTLYLKTHNFHWNVTGPMFNTLHLMFEGQYNELALAVDAVAERIRALGFPAPGTYAAYARLSSIKEEEGVPSAEDMIKQLVQGQEAVVRTARGIFPLLDKVSDEPTADLLTQRMQVHEKTAWMLRSLLAA, via the coding sequence ATGGAAATCAACATCGGAATCGCCGAGCAGGATCGTGCAGCCATCGCCGAGGGCCTGTCCCGCCTGCTGGCCGACACCTACACCCTCTATCTCAAGACCCACAACTTCCACTGGAACGTTACCGGGCCGATGTTCAACACCCTGCACCTCATGTTCGAAGGCCAGTACAACGAACTCGCCCTGGCAGTGGACGCCGTCGCCGAGCGAATCCGCGCCCTGGGCTTCCCAGCACCCGGCACCTACGCGGCCTACGCCCGGCTGTCTTCCATTAAGGAAGAAGAAGGCGTGCCGTCTGCCGAGGACATGATCAAGCAGCTCGTGCAGGGCCAGGAGGCCGTGGTGCGCACCGCCCGTGGCATCTTCCCGCTGCTGGACAAGGTTAGCGATGAACCCACCGCCGACTTGCTAACCCAGCGCATGCAAGTTCACGAAAAGACTGCGTGGATGCTCCGCAGCCTGCTCGCCGCCTGA
- a CDS encoding SDR family oxidoreductase, producing the protein MQSLAGKVAVITGASSGIGRALANEFAALGCHLALADVDTDGLEATASTLRRDGLQLSTHNLDVSNREAVHAFADSVLTQHGQAHLVINNAGVAVSQTIAELRYDDFEWLMGINFWGVVHGTKAFLPHLLARGEGHIVNVSSIFGIVSMPTQGAYNASKFAVRGFTEALRQELCGTAIKVSCVHPGGIRTNIARSARFYQGIDGKTDATKAAARFDKLARTSAEQAAQSIIKGIRAGQPRILIGADARLLDQIQRLMPASYPRLLAKLLKKT; encoded by the coding sequence ATGCAATCGCTTGCTGGGAAAGTCGCAGTCATCACGGGCGCAAGCTCCGGCATCGGCCGTGCGCTGGCCAATGAGTTCGCCGCACTGGGTTGCCACCTTGCCCTCGCCGATGTGGACACCGACGGCCTGGAGGCCACGGCTTCCACCCTACGCCGCGACGGCCTTCAACTCTCCACCCACAACCTGGATGTCTCCAACCGCGAAGCGGTCCACGCCTTCGCCGATAGCGTCCTGACCCAACACGGCCAGGCACACCTGGTAATCAACAACGCCGGCGTGGCCGTATCGCAAACCATCGCGGAACTCCGCTACGACGACTTCGAATGGCTTATGGGCATCAACTTCTGGGGCGTGGTCCACGGCACCAAGGCCTTCCTCCCTCACCTGCTGGCACGGGGCGAGGGCCATATCGTCAATGTGTCGAGCATCTTCGGCATCGTCAGCATGCCCACCCAGGGCGCCTATAACGCCAGCAAGTTCGCAGTGAGGGGCTTTACCGAGGCACTGCGTCAGGAACTTTGCGGCACCGCCATCAAAGTCAGCTGCGTGCATCCCGGTGGCATTCGCACGAACATCGCTCGCTCGGCACGCTTCTATCAGGGAATCGACGGCAAGACAGACGCCACCAAGGCGGCGGCCCGCTTCGACAAGCTGGCACGCACCTCAGCAGAACAGGCGGCCCAGAGCATCATCAAGGGTATAAGGGCCGGGCAGCCACGCATCCTCATAGGCGCCGACGCACGCTTGCTCGACCAAATTCAGCGCCTGATGCCCGCCAGCTACCCCCGCCTGCTGGCCAAATTGCTGAAGAAGACGTGA
- the aspS gene encoding aspartate--tRNA ligase gives MMRSHYCGQLNESLDGQEITLCGWVHRRRDHGGVIFLDIRDREGLAQVVFDPDREETFARADRVRSEFVVKITGKVRLRPEGARNANMSSGAIEVLGYELEVLNQAETPPFPLDEYSDVGEETRLRYRFIDLRRPEMAAKLKLRARITSSIRRYLDENGFLDVETPILGRPTPEGARDYLVPSRTYPGHFFALPQSPQLFKQLLMVAGFDRYYQIAKCFRDEDLRADRQPEFTQIDIETSFLDESDIIGITEKMVRQLFKEVLDVEFDEFPHMPFEEAMRRYGSDKPDLRIPLELVDVADQLKGVEFKVFSGPANDPKGRVAALRVPGAASMPRSQIDDYTKFVGIYGAKGLAYIKVNERAKGVEGLQSPIVKFIPEENLNVILDRVGAVDGDIVFFGADKAKIVCDALGALRIKVGHDLKLLTKEWAPMWVVDFPMFEENDDGSLTSLHHPFTSPKCSPQELEANPAAALSRAYDMVLNGTELGGGSIRIHDKSMQQAVFRVLGIDDAEQEEKFGFLLDALKYGAPPHGGLAFGLDRLVMLMTGAASIREVIAFPKTQSAGDVMTQAPGTVDAKALRELNIRLREQAKAE, from the coding sequence ATGATGCGCAGCCACTATTGCGGCCAACTGAACGAGAGCCTGGACGGCCAGGAAATCACCCTCTGCGGTTGGGTACACCGCCGCCGCGACCACGGCGGGGTCATTTTCCTCGATATCCGTGACCGCGAAGGCCTGGCCCAGGTGGTGTTCGACCCGGATCGCGAAGAGACCTTCGCCCGCGCCGACCGCGTCCGCAGCGAGTTCGTGGTCAAGATCACCGGCAAGGTCCGCCTGCGTCCAGAAGGCGCGCGCAACGCCAACATGTCGTCCGGCGCCATCGAAGTGCTGGGCTACGAGCTCGAAGTGCTGAACCAGGCCGAGACGCCCCCCTTCCCGCTGGATGAATACTCCGACGTCGGCGAAGAAACCCGCCTGCGCTATCGCTTCATCGACCTGCGTCGTCCGGAAATGGCCGCCAAGCTGAAGCTGCGTGCGCGTATTACCAGCAGCATCCGTCGTTATCTGGACGAGAACGGCTTCCTCGACGTGGAAACCCCGATCCTGGGTCGTCCGACTCCGGAAGGCGCCCGCGACTACCTGGTACCGAGCCGCACCTACCCGGGCCACTTCTTTGCCCTGCCGCAGTCGCCCCAGCTGTTCAAGCAACTGCTGATGGTGGCCGGCTTCGACCGCTACTACCAGATCGCCAAGTGTTTCCGCGACGAAGACCTGCGTGCCGACCGTCAGCCGGAATTCACCCAGATCGACATCGAAACCAGCTTCCTCGACGAGAGCGACATCATCGGCATTACCGAAAAAATGGTTCGCCAGCTGTTCAAGGAAGTGCTGGATGTCGAGTTCGACGAGTTCCCGCACATGCCTTTCGAAGAAGCCATGCGCCGCTACGGCTCCGACAAACCTGACCTGCGTATCCCGCTGGAACTGGTTGATGTCGCCGACCAGCTGAAGGGAGTGGAGTTCAAGGTGTTCTCCGGTCCGGCCAATGATCCGAAGGGCCGAGTCGCTGCCCTGCGCGTGCCGGGTGCCGCTTCCATGCCGCGCAGCCAGATCGATGACTACACCAAGTTCGTCGGTATCTACGGTGCCAAGGGGCTGGCTTACATCAAGGTCAACGAGCGCGCCAAGGGTGTCGAGGGGCTGCAGTCGCCCATCGTCAAGTTCATTCCCGAAGAGAACCTCAATGTGATCCTCGACCGCGTGGGTGCGGTTGATGGCGACATCGTGTTCTTCGGCGCCGACAAGGCCAAGATCGTCTGCGACGCCCTGGGCGCGCTGCGTATCAAGGTCGGTCATGACCTCAAGCTGCTCACCAAGGAGTGGGCGCCGATGTGGGTCGTGGACTTCCCAATGTTCGAAGAGAACGACGACGGCAGCCTGACCTCGCTGCACCACCCGTTCACCTCGCCCAAGTGCAGCCCGCAAGAGCTGGAAGCCAACCCGGCTGCCGCTCTGTCCCGTGCTTATGACATGGTGCTGAACGGCACCGAGCTGGGCGGCGGTTCCATCCGTATCCACGACAAGTCCATGCAGCAGGCGGTGTTCCGCGTGCTCGGCATCGACGATGCGGAGCAGGAAGAGAAGTTCGGCTTCCTCCTCGATGCCCTCAAGTACGGCGCGCCGCCGCATGGTGGCCTGGCCTTCGGTCTGGACCGTCTGGTGATGCTGATGACTGGCGCGGCGTCGATCCGCGAAGTTATCGCCTTCCCGAAAACCCAGAGTGCCGGCGACGTCATGACCCAGGCACCGGGCACCGTGGATGCCAAGGCTCTGCGCGAGCTGAACATCCGCCTGCGTGAGCAGGCCAAGGCCGAGTAA